The Haliaeetus albicilla chromosome 4, bHalAlb1.1, whole genome shotgun sequence genomic sequence GACTTGTGGTAATGTGAGTCTGAGGTATACTAGAGGGAGAGGTATTGTTCTAAAACTTGCACTGACTTTTTGAAGCACAATGATATTGGTGGAAACACTCCAGCTTATCCTATGGCTTCAAGTATTTGTCCCCAGTTAGATGACAGCTAGCAAGCAAAAGAATCTGATTCActtgtctgtcttgtactgaaTTGTCTTCCCATGCTGGACATGATCAAAATGAGGACatagtaaattaaaatgaaaacaatttttttatcttaGAGTATTTTCTTGAATGACACCTAGAAACTCTAGTCTATGTGTATGATTTCTCAGTGTGGCAAATACAATATTCTTGCTTATGCCTTCCTTAGAATGAGGACGAAAACCTGAATTCCCTTGGTGATTAATTTGACTTTTGACTCTGCAGAGCTTGATCAGGTTGATGAATAATGATGTTAACAGAATAAGATTCGTGCCTCtcttaaacaaaactgcagtcTACCTGTGCCTCATTAGTCCCACTGGATGAAGCACTGGGTTTTTTACAGCTTATGTGCTGCAGCTAACTTTTGGAAAAGTACCATGTTAAAGCAGGAAGtaataatttcagaatttctaATTGTTCAGATTATTGAATTTTGGTATGTCTTGATCCACTGCAGTAAGTTGTCAGATGAAAATGAGCTTTTAAGACTGAACATTCAAAgacaaatctctctcttctcctccctcccccttcttttttgcagtactattttGGCAATCACAATCTACCAAGAGACAAGTTCCTAAAGGAACAGATCAAACTAGACGATGGCTGGGTGCCTTTAGAAGTAATGATCAAATTCAACAGGTAAAACAAAGTACAACTAGTCTGGATGGGGTAACTTTCAGCTACTTAACTCTTTTTGGAGCCAAATATCCCTGGTCTGCATGTACAACTTCTATTGCTGTTTTAACATCTGGCTTCAGCTTTGCCTGTATATTTGTAATAACCTGTGTCTGTTTACTCAATAGGTTAAGTCGCCTTTCAAAAGATTTTAGTGTTATTGTAGAAGCACTAAGAAAATCCAAGACTGGTctaatggaaataaatgaagaCAAAACTAAAATCAGAAGATCTCCAAACAAACCCCTTCCTGAATTAAATGACCAATATAAGGCTGCAATTAAAAACAGATCTGTGTATGTTGTAAGTAAACTTCTTCCTTTGCACTGTGCTGTTCTGCATGACTTTGATTGAAAACCATCTAAGTAAAGCTTGAATTAACTCATACTAGATAGGGTATAATTTCTGACTAAGTGTCTGTTGCATATAATTGAAGCTTGTTGCTGTCTTGCAGAAAGGCTTTCCACTAGATGCAACTCTTGATGATATCAAAGAATGGCTTGAGGATAAAGGTCCAGTTGAAAACATTCAAATGAGGAGAACATTGCAGAGAACATTTAAGGTAGCTCTTGCGATGAACAGTTAGACCTGGGCCAGGGATCCCCCCGGACAACATTTTGTTCAGTTACGTAACACTGAATGTCTCTCACCATTTAACAGGGCTCAATATTTGCAGTTTTTGATAGTGTTGAATCTGCTAAGAAGTTCACAGAGATCCCAAACCAGAAGTACAAAGACACAGAGCTGATAGTACTTTTCAAGTAAGTCCACTTAACTGACGTCTGAACTAATAATGGTCAAGGGTGGATTTAGACAAGAACCTGGCTTGAACTGAGAAGTGTAAGTTTCTACACTGTTGTACAGGTATTGATAGCTGTACCTTTTGGAGGctagctgtcctggtttcagctgggatagagttaattttcattctaGTAGCTGGTCTAGTGTTACATTTTGGgttcaatatgagaagaatgttttcagttgttgctaagtagtgtttagactaagtcaaggatttttctgcttctcatgcccgggctggaggggcacaagaagttgggagggacacagccaggacagctgagccaaactggccaaaggggtattccataccatgtgacgtcatgcccagtatataaactggggggggggggggggggaatcactgctcagggactaactgggcatcagtcagcgagtggtgagcaattgcactgtgcatcacttgttttgtatattccaatcttttattattattgttgttttattattgttattagtttattcctttctgttttattaaactgtttttatctcaacacacaagttttactttttttttttttttcttcccgattctgtcccccatcccactgaatgggggggagtgggtgagtggctgcgtggcgcttagttactggctggggttaaaccacaacactagcATCTCAACTATTTCTTGGCTACTGCTGtcttaaaaagtaattataatGGAATTCTTTAAGTGGTATTAACTTAGCTTATGTTCTGTTGAAGGGAGGAGTATTGTACaaagaagaatgaagaaaggAGACAAAACAAAGTAGAAGCCAAAGCAAGAGCTAAACAGTAAGTCATTATCAATTGAAGTGCCTGGTTTTGCTCACCTGACCACACTTGAACCAACTCTTAACTAATTTAACTTTTctacagggaaaaagaagaaaaacagaaacaagcagcAGATGCTGAAATGGTATGGGTTTCTTAAATCTCTATACCTGAAAACTATGCAACGCTTGCTTTTGCATGGATTTTCAATCCACACGTAACAAACATGCTCCTGCAGCTACATTTTGTAAACCTAACGTGGGATATTCAGAGTCTGAAATTCTATAATATAGAGCACTTTCTGGAAAATCACTTCAGCTTTTCTAACTAACCTACAGTAAGACTTTGTTTTGTCATGGcatttaatcttattttcaagagactaattttctttaaaggatcATATCCTGAATTTAAATTATTAGGCATGTTTACCTGTTCAGAAGTGATCCTAAATGCACCATTGAGATGATAATTTTTCTGTGGTATTTAAAGGATCCAGTAAGGATTTAATCAGTATTAGATAGATTTTCAACCTGAGGTGTCAGccttcagaaaactgttttgtaGAATTTAAAGAGTGTAACTCTCTTATGGGAAAGGAGTCCTAAGTTCCACAAAGATAGATCATAgtaagcaaagaaaattttaaaaagggggaagaaaaaaaaaggagcaggacACACCATGCAAGACTTGGGCATCAGCATAAATAAGCTATGTAGCAAGAATGCTTGGATTACTGATGGAGCTAAGGGGGGGTGACTTAAATTGTTTATTTATCACTATCATGTTTTAATAGTCTTAggattgaggggaaaaaaattaatattcaagCTTGACTCTTCAAcaaaaatgtggggtttttttaatctcatttagaagtctctggaagaaaaaacaggatGTCTTTTGAAGTTTTCTGGTGATCTAGATGATCAAACATGCAGAGAAGATCTCCATGATGTATTTTCTGATCACGGAGAAATCAAATGGATACACTTTGTCAGAGGTGCGAAGGAGGTCAGTAGAATCTTAAGACAAGGAGTTAAGATATCTGTATTAGATTTTGAAACTGAATGATTAAATGCTTGTTCTCATATGTAAtcaaataagaaattatttgacTTGTGGAATTGCAGAGTATCTAGAGAATTAAATTATCCCCTTAAATTCTTTCAAAAGAACACATAAAAGGTTCCAGCCTTCTCAGTTCATAAGGTCAAAATTGAGACTGAGAATGTTTGTTCGGACAACCTGAGGGTTTTGCTTCAGTCTAGGCATATTTTACATCATGCAAGAGTAATGAACTTACTGAGGCACCTAACAGCATACATTGTTCATCATTCTAGCTGAATGTTTTCGCAGTAAGATTCAAATGCAGATGCCACTCTTCTTTTTAAGGGAATTATCCTCTTTAAGGATATTGCAAAAGAAGCTCTGGAAAAAGCCAAAGCAGCAAATAATGGAAACTTACAGCTTCGGAGCAAGGATGTTACATGGGAAGTGCTAGAAGGAGATGCAGAGAAAgaagctctgaaaaaaatactggaagaTCAGCAAGAActgctgaaacagaaaacaaaaggtcCTCCTTTTATTGGCTTAAACATTTATAATGTCCTAGAAGTGGCATTGTGTGAAAGTAACTGTGAATTGTGAATATGTACTGAACACTGACTAATTGTAAAGCATTCTTTTGAGTTTGCCAGTTAAAAGACAAATGATACAAAGTTCCTGACATCTCCCCACAGGACgcaaaattaaaggaaaaggaagagggggaaagaTACCTCAAGGTGCACACAAAGGAAAAGTACAGTTTCagggcaagaaaataaagtttgagAATGAAGAAGAAGGTGGTGAAGATGATACCAAAACAGGTATGTTATTTTGTGCACTGGATATAGCTTCTTTAGTACATGGAGCTACTTTCTGGAGAAGTACTCATGTTTATTACAAGTGTTTCAGATTTGGCCCTCATTGTAGTATTTCTGTCCTCTTGTCAGTATCAGTAAAGTAACTTTAAACGTCTTGCGCTTGATTCCTTCCAGAACTGTCCAAAAAGTTTATTAAAACAATTACTAGATAGCTGAGGCTGTACTGCAGGGCTGTTCAAAGCATTCTGCATTGAAAGAAGGGGGTTGTCAGCAACATTACACAACTGTACAGACCCAGTCTCaagtggtgatttttttttttccttgaggatATGAGAAGACTTCATAGTTCTGCATATTGGTATTTAGCTTGGAGAAGATGAAGAGCTAAGTTTCTGTTCATTAGATATGGCACCTGCTTAAAGAAAACCCAGTGAAACCTACTCCTGTTAGATTGTATTCCTTCATCTTCTTATCTGCCTTCCTACTGTGAAGTTATACAGGGAAGAAGCTCTTCAAAGTTGCCATTTTAGAACATCTAAAAGCTTTAAGTCACAGTAATAAGTAAACCCTCTAGCACAGCAGTGGCTGTGGATAAACTAGGACTCATCGTTGAATTTACATGGTAGgaagggtttgtttttttcagaagatttCATGTAATACTGAAATGCTTTCCTTTACCATAAATGACTACGTATTCAATCTTGCAGAACCAGCAAGTCCCAAGAAGAGACCACtagaggaaatggaaaaagaacagcCTGCaccaaaacaactgaaaacagaaaatggagatGGAGATCAGTAATactacaatttaaaaaaaaaaattttttttattgttccatTTTCAATAGGTTTTAAAGACATGCCTCAGTTCAGGAGTTTCTTGGCAGAAAATCTAATGAAATCCACTTCAATGTCAACCTACAATGAGATGAAAGTTTCATTTTGTTGGgttacagctttttttgttgtttaagaAGCATGTTTAGTCTTACCACCCTGCAAAACTCTTTTATATTTATAGTTTTGTTTATACTGTCAGATCCTCTCAACTTCTCTGGCACTTCATTCAAATGTAAAAGGTTCCAGACTTTGTAATCTTGCGGTTATGTTAAATAGCAGCTGCCAATAAATTCAGAACTTCAAACTGCTTACTACTCAAGCCTGGATGTTAATGTAGTATAAAGCTGTAACTGTGAAGTAGCAAAGCTGAAGGACAGGCTTCCATTATTTTAGTTCAAGTCACCAAGAGACTAGGTACAGCTGAATAAGACTTCTAGTCTTTGCTACTCAACATACTTAAGTCTTCAAATCTTGGTCAGTCTACTCCAGGATTCTCTCTACTTCCCCTGTGGTAATGAGATACATGTCTTCTAGGCCAGCATTTAGCACCCAGGAACTTGCCTGTGGGCTTAAGCTTCCATACTCTAGTATCCTGACTAGATCTTCTATTGTAGGATGAAGTGCACAgcttcctcctgccccctcTAAGACAGTTCTATGAGAGATTTCACTGGCTGTAGCTATTTGCAGTACAGAGCATAGAACGCTAAAATAATGCTACAGCTGTAAAATCCTAGTTACTCTGGCCTTCATTACTTAATTCAGTCTAAGTTCCAGTTGCAGATAGGATCAAGCAAATTAACTATGGAAAGCTGAGTCAAGGAGATTACCCTTGGCTTTTTCACATCTAGTTGCAGTGCTGGCTTTAATCTTTGTGTATATCTTTGACTTGCATTACAATGATTCTTTTCCTTGTTCAACTACAAAATGTAGTAACAGCAATGGCACTTGATGCCATTGTGAACTTCTCTCAAGTGCTGTGAGCATTCCTCACCCAGTACGTATGGCCctaaaacttaattttcttaagTAGAATTTATTTATCTGCCTAGTACAAAACAGAGCATTTTCTTAGTTATGTTAGGTTTTATACTTACTGATTTCTTCTTATGGAACTTGTATGATGCTGGTAGGTCATATCTAAGTTCTGTGAACAGTACAAAGAATACTTGTTAGACTAGAATGATTATTAGTCAATTGACTTGCACCCTACATCCCTATTCTTCTATTTCTCCTATTGTCTACCTCTGTTGCCCCCTGACTAGATAACTGTTTTGACCTCTGGACTAGATTATGACTGAACATTTAAGCCAACCACATCAGACAGTAAGTGGATGGCTGAAATGCAGTTGTGTTTCAAGCACTTGTACAACTTCCATGTCTCAAGTTGTACGACTGTATAAAGCATCCAGCTGGTGATATTTAAGAGTCAGGAAGATACTTGGAACAactgtcagaaaaatatttaggtgGCTTTAAGGACAGAATGCTTTTTTGTGTGAGAACTGACCTgcacttttgcttttgttattcaGCAACAATCTCCTTTTGAAGCAGGAAGGTAGGTAACTTCTGCTTGAAGGCAAGATCTAGTCCAGGAAGAAATCCAATTCTAATTCTGCGCAGAATATGTATCCCTGTGAGCTTTAGCAAGTGCCTGCTTATATTCTAGCCAGGTAGcaaggtattaaaaaaacaaacaaacaaacaacccaccaAAAAGgctgcttaaaaaaagatatgtgtcattttcagtgttaaatCACACTTAAATTTACCTCTGGCTGTTAAAACTGACTAGTAGTGTTAAAGATACTAGCCCCaacaaaatgtttgggtttttttttttcctttaacaacAAATTAATCTTACCTGCTATGACTTCCATTTTCACTTCCCAttcatctgctttcttttgaaTGTGCTACAATATTAAATAGATACAGGTAAATTTAAAAGCTTGTTTCTACACTGTCTTATAAACATCTACACCGCTGTAGTTATTTAAGAAGTCTcctgtgctttgtttttcaagCTGAAACATTAGATCACATACTTATCTTGACGTATGTGAGATCACAGTTATTTGACATGATTAGTATTTATCCAAAACAAGCTTCATACCCTATAAAGGTGTGAACAAATCAGTGAAGCTATAGACAACATCATTAAATGCTAGCTATTTCATTGCATGGTTAATGCGCCCTACTAAAATGAAGGACTTACCTGCCGTGTTGAAGTTTTGTGAAGGGAATATACAGCTGTTTTCGCCATTTGTaaagcagttttcagaaaaatcataTCTATTCCTAAAAGAATGATGAAATTACTAGAACTGTTAAATGCAAGCTTAAACTAGAGAATTTACAGATCTGCTGCATACTTCAATTTTTCTGGAGTAATAGCTATTTGAGAAACAGTGCtgaatacattaaaatacagaaagtattTCCAAAACTTACCCACTTGCTTTtactaaaagagaaaaatgataTGAAATAGCTagaattgtttatttttaaaaaacccagtgATTGTCAGTCACAATGCTGAAGTTAATCTGTACTTAGGAAACTGATTCCAGATCAACAAAACTCTAGGTAATTACAATAGGTAATTGTAATAAAGAAGGGAGTTGTTTCATTAAAAGTGTTTCCCTTGCTATTTCATTCCTAATGATTTCTAACTGACTTTTGGAATTACCAACCTTTATTATGCTTGGTACCAAAGGGAGGGTTCATAATAACTGTGTCAAAAGTCTCCAACATGCTGTCAGATAAAGAGCAGACATCACACTGAACCATGTTGATGTTCGTGAGCTCAAAGTCTTCAATATTGCTATTAAATATTTCCAGTGCATCTGCATCTATATCAAACCCCACACacaatctattaaaaaaaaaaaaaaagctacatatTAGCCTCCTGCAAACTAAAATGGTGTTTAAATTCTACAGTAAAGTTTTGAAAGGGATCTGTGTATACAACTTGTTTTGTCTAGGAAGTGTAACAAGCATACACTACAAATTCAGTGCTGATAACAATGTGAGTAGCTCTTTGCCCTTTCTCAAATATCCTTGTAAAGTCTGTGAAGGAAGCTTCATGTGTTCATTTGGTGCTTCAGGGGAAAGCAAACATTGTGACTTCCAAATTCATGGCAACTGTCCATCTCTTGCACTATTTGTATGGTTACTGACTGTCTAAGCATAGTAAATAGCCTCATTATGCACCAGATTAGATAcctaaaattaatttagttcAGAATTGCTAtgttttaatctatttttctattcttctatgccagaaaaaaacagaagcagaacttAGTATTAAATACTTACCCTGCTCCTAACATTGCACTTCCAATGCTGAGCATGCCACAACCACATCCTAAATCTgcaattgttttgttttcaatatcATCAAAAGTATTGTGAATTGTATAAAGCATACATgctgaggggggaaaaaaaatccacaggtCAATAATACCAACTATTGCATCTGATTAATCAAGAAAAGCTACTTCTGCCTTCAGAAAACTCTGAACTAAAGGTTTCTTGTCATGCAAAATTAAGCTGATGTTCTCACTGCCTGtaattctctttttcatttatatgtGAAAACAAGTCAAAACCATCTTGACGAGTTATAGAACTCTAGATCTTTGGTGGAGAGACTACACATAGAGCTGTTGAATATTGTTTGTGGGAAAAATATGCCTCTAAATTTGGTGAAAAACAATAGAAGGATGtaaaatgttagaaaaaaatcataattaagGTATGGATGAGTGTTGGTATATACGCTTTTACTGTTTTTTGTGTGTCATGAAATAAGTCCATTTCAGATTTCTCATTTACAGATTAAGATGTTTCTATCACAACATATCGTTTAAATCAATTTACTTGATTTTTGGATTGTACATTAACAGCATACTTCTAATGAAAAGAAGTTAGCAGCTCattaagaaataattaattaCATTCCAGCTGGATACAATTTCTCAACTACTTTTAGTGTAAAGGCTTCAAAGGAGATAATGCAGtggaaactttttattttaaagtgctgATGAAGAACTAGTAAGAGACAGCAGTGTCGTAGGTAATCTCTACCTGCGATATGAGGTCTTGTTGGATACTGTTCAAGGACCAGTTTTGGACTTTCGAAAGTATCGACTTGTTGAAGACAGCTTTCCAGTTCCTTAAGCTTTAATTTCTTCATGCTTATAGTTTAACTGAGGAAAATAATGTGTAATCAGTTACAATAATATAAATAAACTACATATTATCTTAAATTACTTTGTACTTAAAATCCCACTGTACTCCTCAGCATCTCCCAGGTGTTTCCAGGCAGCAGTTTCCAGAGATCCGGCTGACGGCGCACCGCTGGCGGGAGACCGGCGCGGCGCCGGCTAACGCCAGGCCGTTCCCGGACCGCGGCAGCCCCTCTCTCCTCGCGCACCGCCGGTAACTGGCGCCCGCCTCGGCCCGGGCCTCCGCTCCTACCGACaggccccggccgccgccgagAGAGGCGCCCAGCCCAAAGCGGAGCAGGAACCGAGCCCCAGGGACCTCCGCCAACCAGGCCGGCCGCTCGCCCGACGGGGCCCTCCCCGCGGCCGCGAAGCCGCTGACCCGCAGACGCCTCCacagccccccccgccaccggcCACCCCTTGACGCCGCCTCCACTCACcgcggccccggcggggcgggctgacggccgggccgggcggttCCGGCCCGAGCCGATCCGAGCCGAGCGCCGCCGCGCACTtccgccgcgccgcccggcccctCGCCCCAGCCAGCCGCCAGCCGCCGGCGCCGGGCCGAGCGGAGCGGAGCAGAGCGCAGCCGGGCGACGGGtggccgcgccgcgccccgccccctgcccgccccccccggcgcGAGGCGGCCGCTGGCGGAGCCGCCGCCTCTTTCCAGGCAAAGGGGGAGCTGCGGGAATGAAATGCCGCGGaactttccccctttttttaattaacgACCCTTAGCTTTGACTGTCGCGTATTATAAGCACGATGCATTTTATGACAACCTCCCGCGTTACCACGGTGAGGTGTGTGCGAAAGCGCGGTCTCCCAGGGCGGTTCCCCAGCACTGTCCTCGGTGGTCAAGCTGTTGAGCGCCATCAGGGACAGAAAGCAAGGAAACGGACTTCTGCCTGCCCGCTGGAAGGCACGCTCCTTGAGAGAAAAGTAACGGACATACGTGCTTTTCTCACGTTTTCCTCCCTAGCTTCCCGGGGGGAGACATACGGCACCGCCTGCCCGATATTCTCTGCCCTCAAAGAGCCGCAGCCCCAGTCACCAGAAGATGGACAGCCACAGGAAACGCggtggcaaagccagcagaggGGCGTCCGCCTGGGGGACCGGgggctttgctgctgccagACGAAAGGTTACTTTCGTTTAGGGACAGATGGTTTTCCTTTTGAGGTTTTCCATTACAGAGTTAAAAATCTATTTATCGAGCTTTAAAGCCGCTGAGCAGTACGTAAGCTACGGTAACTCACATCCAGGTCCGTTCCCTCCCGGTGGGAGCGTGCAGAGGCACGCCGGCGCTTCGGGGCGCGGGGCTGCGGCTGCCCCGGACACCCCGCCGGGCCCGCGGCCGCCCAGACGCTGCCGCCGAAGCCCGGTGGAGCTCCGCCACCTCCAGCGGGGCTGCCGACGGGAGCGAGCGCGCAACCGCGGTCCGGAAGCCTCAGAGGTGCCTCCCGCGTCCCTCCCGCAGGTGCCCGTGCCCCCGGAGCCGCCACCGCCTCGGACCCGGCGGGACCCCGGCGGCCCGGCACCGGCGGCAGCGCGGCGTCTTCGCGGCAGCCGCTCCGCCGGAGGAGCGGCTCGGTAACAAAGAGGACTCCGCTACCGTCGGGGAGCGCCGACCTCCCCAGGTGGGCCCTTCCCAGGCGGTCGGGGCCGCGACGGCAGGCGGCGCGCAGCCCCGCGGCTGCCGCGTCCCCCGTCCtggcaagaagttgggaggccGGCGGGCGGCGACATTTTgtggggcggcggcgcgggccgCGCACCTGCGCGCTGACAGGGCGGCGCGGGCCGGcggggagggcagaggaagaggaggggtaatgtcaggggaggggagaggcagtgtcaggaggagggagcgggcggcggggagggcgcCGGTTCCGCGGCTATCGCGAGAGGGAGGCGCcgctgggaggggagagagggcggcggggggagccccAGAGCCGGGAGCCCGGCGCAGCCGTAACGGCTCCTCAGTTCCCCATCATGGCGGGGACCGGCGCCAGCGGCCGGGATAAGCGGGCGACGGCGGCGCGGCTGAAGACGGCGCTGGGCGGCGAgagcggcgcggcggcggcgggcgagCTGCGGGCGTTGCTGGAGCGGGTGCTGGCCCCGGCGGCGGGCctgggcggcggcggcgccgagGCGGCGGCCGAGGCGCTGGAGTGGTGCCGCTGCCTGCTGTCGGGCGGGGAGCCGTGGGACAGCTTCGTGCAAGCCGTGCGGGCCTACGACCCGGCCACGCTGTGCGGCCTGGTGTGGACGGCCAACTTCGTGGCCTACCGGTGCCGGACGTGCGGGATCTCGCCCTGCATGAGCCTGTGCGCCGAGTGTTTCCACCAGGGCGAGCACGCCGGGCACGACTACAACATGTTCCGGAGCCAGGCGGGGGGCGCCTGCGACTGCGGCGACAGCAACGTCATGCGGGAGGCCGGGTGAGCGCCGGGCGGCctcggcggggcgggcgggcacctgccggcggggggcggcccccGCGGGCCGAGCGGCCTCCTCGGTGCGGGGCAGAGGTGTGTCCGGAGCTCGGCGGCTGCCCGCGGCCTCCCTGCGcgccgggggagcggggggtGCGTGGGGCACCTGCTTCCGTGTGGGTCGCCGCCCGCCCTCCCTGGCGGCGGGCCGGACGAGGCTCTGTGGAAGCGGCGCCCGGTCCGGGCTGAGGGGGGCGTCGGCCCCGCCTTCCCGGCCGCCAGCCCCGGCAGGGGTCCGGCGAGGTGGCATCCTTCTTTGTTGATGTGCGTGTGCCTTTTTTAGGACGCTTATGCAAATCTCGTTGTCCTTGCACCGAGCGCCTGCCTTCAGGGAAGGTGATAAGGCGGAGGGCAAGGGGAGGCAGTACCTGACAGCTTCCAGCTAGCTGCCTTGGCCTAGCGCAGCTAACCATGAAGTGCGTCCAAGTACTTTTGGACTTCGTGTGAGCAAATATGCCCAAGTGAACAGATTGAGTAAGAGGGAgccattttttgtgtgttttcccaGTCTGCAGTTCATCTTGCCTTCTGTTTTTGCTGTTCTCAGCTTTAAATCGAGGAATTCGGTGACTCTTGTATGGGTACAACCGGGCAGGGTTTTGTGGAAATCAAATGTCCTTCGTATTCTGTCAGCGTGCAGACCTACTGGAGGCAAGACTTAAGTATCTGGTCAGAAGAGGAACGTGGTACCTCATTATACCTTCCTTTGTTGCCTTTATACCCAACAGTAAAAGGAAGAGGGATCAGTCAACCAGTTATTGGGTGGAGGTAATACCTAGCCAGTAAACTTCAAATTTCAGAAATGGGTGTCTTTTTGGAGCTCTCTGTGTTCCTGTTCATTTACTGGAGAGTTAAAGGCTTCACCGGAAGACGGTTTGGACTGCTTGAGTGAGGCTTCTCTTCTGACTAGCTTTCTAGAATAGTCTCTGTCTTGATAGTCTTAGCCTGGGTGAGATCGCATGCTCTCATAAGAGCCGTCTCACGTCTTCCTAATAAATCCTGAGTTGTGGCATACCTAGCAGAAAATGCTAGGAACATATCgatgtattaaaacattttccttggttcttttcatgtttttatcaTTACAGTCTATAATTCTGCATCGCTCACTCTTCATCTTAAGATTCCTTCTCTTTTTGCATTTCTACGTAGAGATTTTactaattctgcttttttctgttgcttgaaGGTTGCTGTCTTGGCTCTGATTCTCTGTGTCTGTAGTCACCATTCTTCTGCTCTAGGCCTTGAGGTGGCTTCATTCTGTGTTCCTACTacagctttttcctctttgtttctcttACTAGCTGCCTTCATCATTTCTTCATTCTTCGTTTTTGGTGGAATCTTTTCTTATTGGTCGACTCCCTCCaatgg encodes the following:
- the METTL5 gene encoding rRNA N6-adenosine-methyltransferase METTL5 isoform X2; this encodes MKKLKLKELESCLQQVDTFESPKLVLEQYPTRPHIAACMLYTIHNTFDDIENKTIADLGCGCGMLSIGSAMLGAGLCVGFDIDADALEIFNSNIEDFELTNINMVQCDVCSLSDSMLETFDTVIMNPPFGTKHNKGIDMIFLKTALQMAKTAVYSLHKTSTRQHIQKKADEWEVKMEVIAELRYDLPASYKFHKKKSVDIEVDFIRFSAKKLLN
- the METTL5 gene encoding rRNA N6-adenosine-methyltransferase METTL5 isoform X3, with product MKKLKLKELESCLQQVDTFESPKLVLEQYPTRPHIAACMLYTIHNTFDDIENKTIADLGCGCGMLSIGSAMLGAGMLETFDTVIMNPPFGTKHNKGIDMIFLKTALQMAKTAVYSLHKTSTRQHIQKKADEWEVKMEVIAELRYDLPASYKFHKKKSILLTSFAPLTKCIHLISP
- the SSB gene encoding lupus La protein is translated as MAENGDGENMSILESKICQQIEYYFGNHNLPRDKFLKEQIKLDDGWVPLEVMIKFNRLSRLSKDFSVIVEALRKSKTGLMEINEDKTKIRRSPNKPLPELNDQYKAAIKNRSVYVKGFPLDATLDDIKEWLEDKGPVENIQMRRTLQRTFKGSIFAVFDSVESAKKFTEIPNQKYKDTELIVLFKEEYCTKKNEERRQNKVEAKARAKQEKEEKQKQAADAEMKSLEEKTGCLLKFSGDLDDQTCREDLHDVFSDHGEIKWIHFVRGAKEGIILFKDIAKEALEKAKAANNGNLQLRSKDVTWEVLEGDAEKEALKKILEDQQELLKQKTKGRKIKGKGRGGKIPQGAHKGKVQFQGKKIKFENEEEGGEDDTKTEPASPKKRPLEEMEKEQPAPKQLKTENGDGDQ
- the METTL5 gene encoding rRNA N6-adenosine-methyltransferase METTL5 isoform X1, translating into MKKLKLKELESCLQQVDTFESPKLVLEQYPTRPHIAACMLYTIHNTFDDIENKTIADLGCGCGMLSIGSAMLGAGLCVGFDIDADALEIFNSNIEDFELTNINMVQCDVCSLSDSMLETFDTVIMNPPFGTKHNKGIDMIFLKTALQMAKTAVYSLHKTSTRQHIQKKADEWEVKMEVIAELRYDLPASYKFHKKKSILLTSFAPLTKCIHLISP